The stretch of DNA gaaataaaaatttaaggaagatactgtagaaggaaaaagcccctttcattagagatactttctgttttcaccacacacctcccaccgggtgactccatgcaaaatactagtactaatgtgactactataataataagaaatttcaaaatatacattgacacataacgtttaccaaagaaaacatcctgttcctgatgattacctcaccacactcctaatgaaggcagtttccaaaagaaaaatcacatgaaaaatttgagaatagatctagaagttcacaatagtaagcaaaagtttactttatgaggaatacaAAAAGCCTCAGTGAggcgaccaaatcattcttagccatcattgtctcctgtttcttagtgccttttactttataagtcatggaggaaggatttcgccatttgtgtctcctttcaccagatcttaggtatccttttgttaatatttgtgatgtctagcccaccatccaaggttataatgacatggtaaccagctctagctacatgcctcttttgataaatctaacttttggagtaggtgcaggagacaaaagtactttggtattctgaaaattcagtagaatgcctcaagaactagattaatttggaaattatacagctacatcacagatatcccattctattgctaaaatggtaatggaaaaagaagtgagaactagaacaaagaatttaatccatctagcttggcacttgctaacagctctgaacaaaactacgtgaaggcagtaatgatggcactcttagaaccaaggtcatatgtggtccttccttgtcacaagtggtctttccttgtcccccattactgtccaactatatgataaatagcaaaagtccctgaccactacacaccgggctacagtaaaacacaccagtaaatatatatatatatatatatatatatatatatatatatatatataggcatcaagacacaggagaaagaatgatgatacattaggtactcgaatagcatgataagtgctgccctcttgaaggtgcacacctgcaattgatgtttctagcaaggtttagtagggtcttttctatttccgtgttataggcacagcctaggaggatggtgaccatgtgtgcatagagttcttagacatttctgaagctttccctacttaaagttgactaatctttgtggaggaacagactctgcaaccttggcctgaatagtatgatgtcaaactatctggagaattggtctacactagaaatgaatacatccacaggaacatcatgagtttgccattagaccatctacttttgtatagttaaggaaaggaagaatgaagcaattatgagagtagcttttgtagtagtttgcaaaaaagcacacaagagagtaagtgccatatgatagaagggagctttgtcttcctttccactgaagcgtaggctctgctttgatgctttcgtttttgttggagaaaatccacaacctgcttttgcacgtgcaagtcaatggagagtatgaggtgaactccgtgtgggtcacagttcgggtatctaggaagaaattagggactgaactgaagttttgaactaagtgttttctctgtgatatttccaatatatattttgtatcatatatacctatatatttgtgtgtgtgtgtgtgtgtctgcgtctgtgtgagtgtgtctgtttgcatgtattgatttatttttctatccacataaggattttcttgaaaatatcgaaggaagtttactttcatcggaactctacgaaaaatggcttgGTGTTCTTGACGAAATGaccgaggaggagaaaataaatgcagcccagaggtaatgatgcaataagtactgtactctggtcatggctcagaaatacagccaatatactattaggaaaatactggcttccttcttgcctctttgaccactaaaacaatattcaatgccaaatagtttcaattcttcacacccatggaggccagtttcagaatacaggcatgccttatggctattattgctctTTTCCAGACCTTATTAACGTggtggactccttagccattatacaacttctgtatatatgaaactggtaaacaaaagtcagtggcctaaaagagatgccagagcatcaacagtctgtggtataaccttcagtttgtcaatgatttaaacagagtgggttatctcagaaattgaattcggtaaaacatttttgtatacgttcatgcctggaactctgctacagcaggctgtgtactagatctagaaagatgttctgtgctctccatctctatacttccagctgctaagtgcaatgacttgccttattcaaaagtacatctttctgactttaggcttctagctcagctgccaaatgtgaatgttgttgtcttgcgataccttttcggagtgctacgcaacattgagcaagaatcctcacccaaccagatatcagcttatgatttatcagtgtgtatagccccaagcattctttgtccacctaattgtggcagcttggaattggaagagaacttcataaaaaaggtagggagagctctcatatgtgtcccctgaggtttagaatccatgctttgaacctgaaatgtgtagtagtcaattggatggatcagttctgaaaagtgcacatcttcataggcttccttggaattgcagagtttgttatccttctgtggtggaatctgggaaggggtgttgttaaagtgggaaacgcagggcagttgagttgcttctttcccatccaggagattcaatactagactgactaaacaaaagagagagaagaatgatgtaatatggtagaaaagacctgggctccagagtttgacaagccaaggtcagATCTCAGCCTTATCCTTGAGGCGGGAGCTtggaaccttgggcaaagccatggtttcttcatgACACAATGATAACAACCCCCGGCTTCCGTGGtccttactggcacatcctaggtgcctcgggcactatgagcacctatggctccaaacacattggctttgctctgcaagtcttggctcatttagaaaaatacttggctactgttttgcctccgctacatcagacagaaactagagagatattccagaacatcctaatgaagccacacatgcctaataagatgacagcttttccccaagctcatgccaagagccagctttaggcaaagcgagacatgagaagggacttcggttagagagacagacatgttttctacccagccctgtgaggttttactcaaaaacaaaacaaaagaaaacatagaaaaaaaatccacaggactatgcactttccaaaaaatattctgccctatttaagaaattgatttcataggaatttgtctctgccctatacattttaatcatatattatactacgttacatcccaatattttctggaagcaaatatttacaaaataagtaaactttcagaaggtagattactttgaaagctatcctagttttaaggtgtaaccattggtatcacaatattagctattaaattatgccacaaattaggactttagcccactgactagtagtattttaaaatctgtactcaaagtacaatggaaagtatcactctatgttattttattagagaaattggttttctatatatttttatcaactctgaatttttcatagaagtctttcacagttttggttagatccaaggtttataaacaaaatgtgacttataactcttccatatgaaaaagagcaccccattgtgttctttttgcattacaggcttctctgatacaatttttgtatgaaaattgtctgaagatattgggtgaagacatcacttctctcatgggagataattcaaagagttgtcattacaatgagaaggctgcaggtactgtggataatttaataagctttagggagacacagacagcaaggttgccaggggtcatggcagatacttaaccctgttctggagcccagagcatccccagggcaatgattcccagctgctccttcttctgaaggctggctagcaggtcaagggaggtttcacacacTGGAGACCCACGAAAGCATAGAAACTCCAAGACgtttttggcagtattaggagatagcatggtatgatacagtgtttggggattttttaaaacacaattttaaatggatcccacatctatattgtattatatatgtaggtaagcatataatgcatcattctttatttctagtaataatatataaatgtgctctagttgaaaccatagcacgggacttttattcctgctccatcctctttatgatcagtggctcttgaggcaccacaggattccagtgctctttaaaataagttgaaaagaaccagcatcattgagagaaaaggacttgacttgatgtcaaacaacctccCCACGGTACAaattccagtgcccccatttatcagctataggacctttggccaattactctagctccgtatcactttattcatgcctaaaa from Vulpes vulpes isolate BD-2025 unplaced genomic scaffold, VulVul3 u000000641, whole genome shotgun sequence encodes:
- the LOC140597331 gene encoding rho GTPase-activating protein 20-like, which gives rise to MTEEEKINAAQRLLAQLPNVNVVVLRYLFGVLRNIEQESSPNQISAYDLSVCIAPSILCPPNCGSLELEENFIKKASLIQFLYENCLKILGEDITSLMGDNSKSCHYNEKAAGTVDNLISFRETQTARLPGVMADT